In Mycobacterium gallinarum, a single window of DNA contains:
- the rimP gene encoding ribosome maturation factor RimP: MTERSAGLPSQQQVIELLGGEFARAGYDIEDVTIDAAARPPRITVVADSDDGLNLDSAAALSRSASELLDRLDGDATPYVLEVTSPGVDRPLTTEKHFRRARGRKVELTLSDGAELTGRLGETSDGTVRLVVRKGRGADLSVRELPMEDIAKAVVQVEFSPPNKRELELTGQAGKGGPR; this comes from the coding sequence GTGACGGAGCGGTCTGCGGGATTACCTTCGCAGCAGCAGGTCATCGAGCTGCTTGGTGGTGAATTCGCGCGCGCAGGCTACGACATCGAAGACGTCACTATTGACGCCGCCGCACGTCCGCCCCGCATCACGGTGGTGGCCGATAGCGACGACGGTCTGAATCTGGATTCGGCCGCCGCACTCTCACGATCCGCATCCGAACTGTTGGATCGCCTCGACGGCGATGCGACGCCATACGTCCTCGAGGTCACCTCGCCGGGAGTGGACCGCCCGCTGACCACCGAGAAGCACTTCCGCCGCGCGCGCGGGCGCAAGGTCGAGCTGACGCTGTCCGATGGTGCCGAATTGACTGGCAGATTGGGTGAAACCAGCGATGGCACCGTGCGATTGGTGGTACGTAAAGGGCGTGGTGCCGATCTGTCGGTCCGTGAGCTACCGATGGAAGACATCGCCAAAGCGGTTGTACAGGTTGAGTTTTCACCTCCGAACAAGCGTGAGTTGGAGCTGACCGGTCAAGCTGGGAAGGGGGGCCCGCGGTGA
- a CDS encoding MATE family efflux transporter — translation MTEPADGAAVPTGPTRQPGTTGRRIAALALPALGVLAAEPIYLLFDIAIVGRLGALPLAGLAIGGLILATLSSQMTFLSYGTTARSARFFGAGDRRAAVGEGLQATWLALGLGMVIVIVVQAGAVPLVSALAGASEGGEIADEALPWVRIAIFGVPAILISAAGNGWMRGVQDTVRPLRYVVTGFVLSALLCPLLVYGWLGMPRLELEGSALANVVGQWLAALLFLRALYVERVSLRIDPAILRAQVVLGRDLLLRTLAFQACFVSAGAVAARFGAAAVAAHQVVLQLWNFLALVLDSLAIAAQSLVGAALGAGQLAHARSVAWRVTIFSTLASALLAGVFAVGASVIPSIFTDDRSVLDAIRVPWWFMVAQLPVAGIVFALDGVLLGAGDAKFMRNATLISALVGFLPLIWLSLGYGWGLLGIWAGLSTFMVLRLVFVGWRAFSGRWLVAGTG, via the coding sequence TTGACTGAACCGGCCGACGGCGCGGCGGTCCCGACTGGGCCCACGCGTCAGCCGGGGACGACCGGCCGCCGCATCGCCGCCCTGGCGCTACCGGCTCTCGGGGTGCTGGCCGCAGAGCCGATTTATCTGCTGTTCGACATCGCCATCGTCGGCCGCCTTGGCGCCCTGCCGCTGGCCGGCCTGGCCATCGGCGGACTGATCCTGGCGACTCTCAGCTCCCAGATGACGTTCCTGTCCTACGGCACCACCGCGCGCTCGGCGCGGTTCTTCGGTGCGGGCGACCGTCGGGCCGCGGTCGGCGAAGGCCTGCAGGCTACCTGGCTGGCACTGGGTCTGGGCATGGTGATCGTCATCGTGGTGCAGGCCGGCGCCGTACCGCTGGTGTCCGCATTGGCTGGGGCTTCGGAGGGCGGCGAGATCGCGGACGAGGCCCTGCCGTGGGTACGCATCGCGATTTTCGGCGTTCCGGCGATCCTCATCTCGGCGGCGGGCAACGGGTGGATGCGCGGCGTGCAGGACACCGTGCGCCCGCTGCGCTACGTCGTGACGGGGTTCGTGTTGTCGGCCCTGCTGTGCCCACTGCTGGTGTACGGCTGGCTGGGGATGCCCAGGCTCGAACTGGAGGGCTCGGCGTTGGCCAACGTCGTCGGGCAGTGGCTCGCTGCGCTCCTCTTCCTGCGCGCTCTATACGTGGAGCGGGTGTCCCTGCGGATCGACCCGGCGATCCTGCGGGCACAGGTCGTGCTGGGGCGTGATCTGCTGTTGCGCACCTTGGCCTTTCAGGCGTGCTTCGTCTCTGCGGGCGCTGTCGCCGCCAGGTTCGGCGCCGCGGCGGTCGCGGCGCACCAGGTGGTGCTTCAGCTGTGGAATTTTCTTGCCCTGGTGCTGGACTCGCTGGCGATCGCCGCACAGTCGCTGGTGGGTGCCGCGCTGGGCGCGGGTCAGCTGGCGCACGCACGATCGGTGGCGTGGCGGGTCACGATCTTCTCCACCCTCGCCTCCGCGCTGCTGGCAGGTGTGTTTGCCGTCGGCGCCTCGGTCATCCCGAGCATCTTCACCGACGACCGTTCGGTGCTCGACGCTATTCGCGTCCCGTGGTGGTTCATGGTCGCTCAATTGCCGGTCGCCGGAATCGTTTTCGCGCTCGACGGGGTGCTGCTGGGTGCCGGTGACGCCAAGTTCATGCGCAACGCCACACTGATCAGCGCACTGGTCGGGTTCCTGCCGCTGATCTGGCTGTCGCTGGGTTACGGATGGGGCCTGCTCGGTATCTGGGCCGGGCTGTCGACGTTCATGGTGCTGCGGCTCGTGTTCGTCGGCTGGCGGGCGTTCTCCGGACGCTGGCTGGTGGCGGGCACTGGTTAG
- the rbfA gene encoding 30S ribosome-binding factor RbfA, translating to MPDPARARRLAKRISEIVATAIEYEIKDPRLAGVTITDAKVTNDLHDATLYYTVLGSSLDEEPDYAGAEAGLSKATGVLRSRVGAALGVRFTPTLAFARDTVPDAANRMEELLARARAADEDLARVREGAQHAGEADPYRVEGALGSGGDRDDEFDAEDTGDRDRQSD from the coding sequence ATGCCCGATCCGGCACGGGCACGCCGGCTGGCCAAGCGCATATCCGAGATCGTCGCCACGGCGATCGAGTACGAGATCAAGGATCCGCGACTGGCCGGCGTGACGATCACCGACGCCAAGGTGACGAACGACCTGCACGACGCCACGCTGTATTACACCGTCCTGGGCAGTTCGCTCGACGAGGAGCCGGATTACGCCGGCGCGGAGGCCGGGCTGTCGAAGGCGACGGGTGTGCTGCGCTCCAGGGTGGGAGCGGCGCTCGGCGTGCGCTTCACCCCCACCTTGGCGTTCGCGCGGGACACCGTGCCCGATGCGGCGAACCGGATGGAGGAGCTGCTGGCTCGCGCGCGCGCCGCGGATGAGGATTTGGCGAGAGTTCGTGAAGGTGCCCAGCACGCCGGGGAGGCTGACCCGTACCGTGTAGAAGGGGCGCTGGGAAGCGGTGGGGACCGAGACGACGAGTTCGACGCTGAGGACACCGGTGACCGCGATCGACAAAGCGACTGA
- the infB gene encoding translation initiation factor IF-2, with translation MAGKARVHELAKELGVTSKEVLARLSDQGEFVKSASSTVEAPVARRLRESFGGGKPAADKAPASGNGSPASAPAKAAATAAKPGAPKPAAPAPPPAPAAPPEPAAPPAAAATPQPAAPPAAPPAQPAPTPGATPGPRPGPAPKPAARAPRVGNNPFSSQTPVERPAPRPQAPRPGAPRPGAPRPGMSPGNMPPRPAGPRPGVGAGGGRPGGPRPGPGGRGPGGGSGGGRPGGPGGGGGGGNYRGGGAGGGGGAGGAAAGGFRGRPGGGGRPGQRGGAAGAFGRPGGAPKRGRKSKRAKRAEYENMQAPVVGGVRLPHGNGEVIRLARGASLVDFAEKIDANPAALVQALFNLGEMVTATQSVGDETLELLGGEMNYVVQVVSPEDEDRELLESFDLTYGEDEGGEDDLEVRPPVVTVMGHVDHGKTRLLDTIRNASVREGEAGGITQHIGAYQVAVEHDGSERPITFIDTPGHEAFTAMRARGAKATDIAILVVAADDGVMPQTVEAINHAQAADVPIVVAVNKIDKEGADPSKIRAQLTEYNLVAEDFGGDTMFVDISAKQGTNIQALLEAVLLTADAALDLRANPDMEAQGVAIEAHLDRGRGPVATVLIQRGTLRVGDSIVAGDAYGRVRRMVDEHGEDVEEALPSRPVQVVGFTSVPGAGDNLLVVDEDRIARQIADRRSARKRNALAARTRKRISLDDLDAALKETSQLNLILKGDNSGTVEALEEALLGIEIDDEVELRVIDRGVGGVTETNVNLASASDAIIIGFNVRAEGKATELANREGVDIRYYSVIYQAIDEIQSALKGMLKPVYEEKELGRAEIRAIFRSSKVGNIAGCLVTSGLIRRNAKARLLRDNVVVAETVTISSLRREKDDVTEVRDGYECGLTLTYSDIKEGDVIEAYELVEKERT, from the coding sequence GTGGCAGGTAAGGCCCGTGTACACGAGTTGGCAAAAGAGCTCGGTGTCACCAGTAAGGAAGTTCTCGCCCGACTGAGCGATCAGGGCGAATTCGTCAAATCCGCGTCCTCCACTGTGGAGGCCCCCGTTGCGCGCCGGTTGCGCGAATCCTTCGGCGGCGGCAAACCCGCCGCGGACAAGGCCCCGGCAAGCGGCAATGGCTCGCCGGCCAGCGCGCCGGCCAAGGCTGCCGCGACGGCCGCAAAGCCCGGCGCTCCCAAGCCGGCGGCGCCCGCGCCTCCGCCCGCACCCGCAGCACCCCCTGAGCCCGCGGCACCCCCGGCAGCCGCAGCGACGCCGCAACCCGCGGCACCGCCGGCCGCCCCCCCGGCTCAGCCTGCGCCGACCCCGGGTGCGACGCCTGGTCCCCGGCCCGGCCCGGCGCCCAAGCCCGCCGCGCGGGCACCGCGCGTCGGCAACAATCCTTTCTCGTCCCAGACGCCGGTCGAGCGGCCGGCTCCGCGTCCGCAGGCACCCCGTCCAGGTGCCCCGCGACCGGGAGCCCCTCGCCCGGGCATGTCGCCTGGCAATATGCCTCCACGTCCGGCCGGACCCCGGCCGGGTGTCGGCGCCGGCGGCGGTCGCCCCGGCGGCCCGCGTCCCGGTCCAGGTGGCCGTGGTCCCGGCGGCGGCAGCGGAGGTGGTCGTCCAGGCGGTCCCGGCGGCGGTGGCGGCGGCGGTAACTACCGCGGCGGCGGCGCCGGCGGTGGTGGCGGCGCAGGCGGAGCGGCTGCTGGAGGCTTCCGAGGTCGTCCCGGTGGTGGCGGTCGTCCCGGCCAGCGCGGTGGCGCGGCGGGTGCGTTCGGCCGTCCCGGCGGTGCGCCCAAGCGTGGACGTAAGTCAAAGCGGGCGAAACGCGCCGAATACGAGAACATGCAGGCACCCGTCGTCGGTGGCGTGCGGTTGCCGCACGGCAATGGTGAGGTCATCCGGCTCGCCCGCGGCGCATCGCTGGTGGACTTCGCCGAGAAGATCGATGCCAACCCGGCAGCCCTGGTGCAGGCACTGTTCAATCTCGGCGAGATGGTGACCGCGACGCAGTCCGTGGGCGACGAGACGCTCGAACTGCTCGGCGGCGAGATGAACTACGTCGTGCAGGTGGTGTCCCCGGAGGACGAGGACCGCGAACTGCTGGAGTCGTTCGATCTCACCTACGGCGAAGACGAGGGCGGCGAGGACGATCTCGAGGTCCGCCCGCCGGTCGTCACCGTCATGGGTCACGTCGACCACGGCAAGACCCGACTGCTCGACACCATCCGTAACGCCAGCGTGCGTGAGGGCGAGGCCGGCGGCATCACCCAGCACATCGGCGCCTACCAGGTTGCCGTCGAACACGACGGCAGCGAACGGCCGATCACCTTCATCGACACCCCGGGCCACGAGGCGTTCACCGCCATGCGTGCGCGCGGTGCGAAGGCCACCGACATCGCGATCCTGGTGGTCGCGGCCGATGACGGCGTCATGCCGCAGACGGTGGAGGCCATCAACCACGCACAGGCGGCCGACGTGCCGATCGTGGTGGCGGTCAACAAGATCGACAAAGAGGGCGCCGACCCGTCGAAGATCCGGGCCCAGCTCACCGAGTACAACCTGGTGGCTGAGGACTTCGGTGGCGACACGATGTTCGTCGACATCTCGGCGAAGCAGGGCACCAACATCCAGGCGCTGCTCGAGGCGGTGCTGCTGACCGCAGATGCCGCACTCGACCTGCGGGCGAACCCGGATATGGAAGCCCAGGGTGTGGCCATCGAGGCGCACCTGGACCGCGGTCGCGGACCGGTTGCCACGGTGCTCATCCAGCGCGGCACGCTGCGCGTCGGTGACTCGATCGTGGCCGGCGACGCGTACGGTCGCGTCCGGCGCATGGTCGACGAACACGGCGAGGATGTCGAAGAGGCGCTGCCGTCACGCCCGGTGCAGGTTGTCGGGTTCACGTCGGTGCCCGGTGCCGGTGACAACCTGCTCGTCGTCGACGAGGACCGCATCGCCCGGCAGATCGCCGACCGGCGCAGCGCGCGCAAGCGCAACGCACTGGCCGCGCGCACGCGTAAGCGGATCAGCCTGGACGATCTCGATGCAGCGTTGAAGGAGACGTCGCAGCTGAACTTGATCCTCAAGGGTGACAACTCCGGCACCGTCGAGGCGCTGGAAGAGGCCCTGCTGGGTATCGAGATCGACGACGAGGTCGAGTTGCGTGTCATCGACCGCGGCGTCGGTGGTGTCACCGAGACCAACGTCAACCTGGCGTCGGCTTCGGATGCGATCATCATCGGCTTCAATGTCCGTGCCGAGGGCAAGGCCACCGAGCTGGCCAACCGCGAGGGCGTCGACATCCGGTACTACTCGGTGATCTACCAGGCCATCGACGAGATCCAGAGCGCGCTCAAGGGCATGCTCAAACCGGTCTACGAGGAGAAGGAACTCGGGCGCGCCGAGATCCGCGCGATCTTCCGTTCGTCGAAGGTCGGCAACATCGCCGGTTGCCTCGTCACCTCCGGTCTCATCCGCCGCAACGCCAAGGCGCGACTGCTTCGCGACAACGTCGTGGTGGCCGAGACCGTCACGATCTCCTCGTTGCGACGGGAGAAGGACGACGTCACCGAGGTGCGCGACGGATACGAGTGTGGTCTCACGCTGACGTACTCCGACATCAAGGAAGGCGACGTCATCGAGGCGTACGAGCTCGTCGAGAAGGAACGCACGTGA
- the nusA gene encoding transcription termination factor NusA codes for MNIDMAALHAIEADKGISVDVVVETIKSALLTAYRHTEGHEADARIEIDRKTGVVQVMARETDEDGNVISEWDDTPEGFGRIAATTARQVILQRLRDAENEKNYGEFSAREGDIVAGVIQRDARANARGLVVVRMGSETKGSEGVIPSAEQVPGERYEHGDRLRCYVVGVSRGAREPLITLSRTHPNLVRKLFSLEVPEIAEGSVEIVAVAREAGHRSKIAVTSRVSGLNAKGACIGPMGQRVRNVMSELSGEKIDIIDFDPDPAKFVANALSPAKVVSVSVIDEAARAARVVVPDFQLSLAIGKEGQNARLAARLTGWRIDIRSDAEAVPAG; via the coding sequence GTGAACATCGACATGGCGGCGTTGCACGCCATTGAGGCTGACAAAGGAATTTCGGTCGACGTCGTCGTCGAGACCATCAAGTCAGCGTTGCTGACGGCGTACCGCCACACCGAGGGGCACGAGGCGGACGCGCGCATCGAGATCGACCGCAAGACGGGCGTCGTCCAGGTGATGGCGCGGGAAACCGACGAAGACGGCAACGTCATCTCCGAATGGGACGACACACCAGAGGGTTTCGGCCGCATCGCCGCGACCACTGCGCGTCAGGTGATCCTGCAGCGGTTGCGCGATGCCGAGAACGAGAAGAACTACGGCGAGTTCTCTGCCCGCGAGGGTGACATCGTCGCCGGTGTCATCCAGCGCGATGCCCGAGCCAATGCGCGGGGCCTCGTCGTCGTCCGCATGGGCAGCGAGACCAAGGGTTCCGAAGGCGTCATCCCGTCGGCCGAGCAGGTGCCGGGGGAGCGTTACGAACACGGCGACCGCCTGCGCTGCTACGTCGTCGGCGTCAGCCGCGGCGCCCGCGAACCGTTGATCACGCTGTCGCGCACCCACCCCAACCTGGTGCGCAAGCTGTTCTCGCTGGAGGTCCCCGAGATCGCCGAAGGTTCGGTGGAGATCGTGGCAGTCGCCCGCGAGGCCGGCCACCGGTCGAAGATCGCGGTGACGTCGCGGGTCTCGGGGCTCAACGCCAAGGGGGCGTGCATCGGCCCGATGGGCCAGCGGGTGCGCAACGTGATGAGCGAGCTGTCCGGCGAGAAGATCGACATCATCGACTTCGACCCCGACCCGGCGAAGTTCGTGGCCAACGCGCTGTCGCCGGCCAAGGTGGTGTCGGTGAGCGTCATCGACGAGGCCGCCCGCGCCGCCCGCGTCGTCGTGCCGGATTTCCAGCTGTCGCTCGCGATCGGCAAGGAAGGGCAGAACGCCCGGCTCGCGGCCCGGCTGACGGGCTGGCGCATCGACATCCGCAGCGATGCCGAGGCTGTACCGGCTGGATGA
- a CDS encoding YlxR family protein: MAADGGNGDYAVTVDTARKLPGRGAWLHLDPQCLDAAIRRRAFVRALRITGSPDTTAVHEHLSAVRGAEVAAHQGDRTGSEEHEHTVKSR; the protein is encoded by the coding sequence GTGGCTGCGGACGGCGGGAATGGCGACTATGCCGTGACCGTTGACACCGCGAGAAAGCTGCCGGGGCGGGGTGCTTGGTTGCACCTCGATCCGCAGTGTCTAGACGCAGCGATCCGGCGGCGAGCATTCGTCCGAGCGTTACGGATCACCGGTTCACCGGACACCACCGCGGTGCACGAGCATTTGAGCGCAGTTCGAGGCGCTGAAGTGGCCGCGCACCAAGGCGACAGGACAGGTAGCGAAGAACATGAGCACACCGTGAAGTCTCGATGA
- a CDS encoding DHH family phosphoesterase, with translation MTAIDKATDAPATGDRVDARGAADLLAAAHSVSVVCHVYPDADTLGAGLALALVLDNSGKTVQVSFAAPADLPESLQTLPGAHLLVEPDAMLRDADLVVTVDIPSVNRLGALSELADSDREVLVIDHHASNLMFGTANFVDPSADSTTMLVAELLDAWGKPIDLGVAHCLYAGLTTDTGSFRWASARAHRLAARLVELGVDNASISRTLLDTHPFAWLPMLSRVLASAQLLPDAADGRGLVYTVVGHQEWEKARPEEVESIVDIVRTTQQAEVAAVFKEIEPGHWSVSMRSKSYDLAALASTFGGGGHRQAAGYSANGSADDVVRALREALR, from the coding sequence GTGACCGCGATCGACAAAGCGACTGACGCACCCGCCACAGGCGACCGGGTAGACGCCCGCGGCGCGGCCGACCTGCTGGCCGCGGCACACAGTGTCAGTGTGGTGTGCCACGTGTATCCCGACGCGGACACGCTGGGCGCCGGCCTGGCTTTGGCGCTGGTACTCGACAATTCGGGCAAGACCGTTCAGGTCAGCTTCGCGGCACCGGCCGATCTGCCCGAATCGCTTCAGACACTGCCCGGCGCACACCTTCTCGTCGAGCCCGACGCGATGCTCCGGGACGCCGATCTGGTGGTGACCGTCGACATCCCCAGCGTCAATCGCCTCGGTGCACTGAGTGAGCTGGCCGACTCCGACCGCGAGGTCTTGGTCATCGACCACCACGCCTCCAACCTGATGTTCGGCACCGCCAACTTCGTCGACCCCTCCGCGGACTCCACCACCATGCTGGTGGCCGAACTCCTCGACGCCTGGGGCAAGCCGATCGATCTCGGCGTCGCGCACTGTCTGTACGCCGGGCTGACCACCGACACCGGTTCATTCCGCTGGGCCAGCGCCCGCGCGCACCGACTGGCCGCCCGGCTCGTCGAGTTGGGTGTCGACAACGCCTCGATCAGCCGTACCCTGCTCGACACGCACCCGTTCGCGTGGCTGCCGATGCTGTCGCGTGTGCTGGCCTCGGCGCAACTGCTGCCTGACGCCGCCGACGGTCGCGGCCTGGTGTATACCGTTGTGGGACACCAGGAATGGGAGAAGGCGCGGCCGGAGGAGGTCGAGAGCATCGTCGACATCGTGCGCACGACCCAACAGGCCGAGGTGGCCGCGGTCTTCAAGGAGATCGAGCCCGGGCACTGGTCGGTGTCGATGCGCTCGAAGTCCTACGACCTGGCGGCGCTCGCCAGCACCTTCGGCGGCGGTGGGCATCGACAGGCGGCCGGCTATTCGGCGAACGGGTCCGCCGACGACGTCGTCCGGGCGCTCCGCGAGGCCCTCCGCTGA
- a CDS encoding class I SAM-dependent methyltransferase, translated as MNEAHERCGSDEWRQMIREVILPWALGETDLGDDVLEVGPGYGATTDVLSESVPKLTSVEIDEQLAAMLTDRFADKPGVRIVRGDATALTYEDDRFTGAACFTMLHHVPTIELQDRLFAEVARVLRPGAALVASDSLASAELEAHHEGDTYNPVDPVTLQSRLEAAGFERIEVRTNPYGWSAIAHVAS; from the coding sequence GTGAACGAGGCCCACGAGCGCTGCGGCAGCGACGAGTGGCGTCAGATGATTCGCGAGGTCATCCTGCCGTGGGCGTTGGGCGAAACCGATTTGGGTGACGACGTTTTGGAGGTCGGTCCCGGCTATGGCGCGACCACCGACGTGCTCAGCGAGTCGGTGCCGAAGCTGACGTCGGTGGAGATCGACGAGCAGCTTGCAGCGATGCTGACCGACCGATTCGCCGACAAGCCCGGCGTGAGGATCGTGCGCGGCGATGCGACGGCACTGACGTACGAGGACGACCGGTTCACCGGTGCAGCGTGTTTCACGATGCTGCATCACGTTCCTACCATCGAGTTGCAGGACCGGCTGTTCGCCGAAGTCGCCCGTGTCCTTCGGCCCGGTGCCGCGCTGGTCGCCAGCGACAGCCTGGCCAGCGCCGAGCTCGAGGCGCATCACGAAGGCGACACGTACAACCCCGTCGACCCCGTGACACTGCAATCACGTTTGGAGGCAGCGGGTTTCGAACGCATCGAGGTGCGAACCAATCCGTACGGCTGGTCGGCGATCGCACACGTCGCTAGTTAG
- a CDS encoding ferritin-like domain-containing protein encodes MTSPEPTPSTTTSSRAAEPTSPSRPQNSADAALFDAIATAQASIYGYGIVSAHSAPDLNYLVSSSMAAHRKEREEALAMLQARSVDAPLPAAGYELPMEVDNPTDAANLAVRMEEDSAVAWRAVVEQATDEKERAFAVGALTDCAVRAARWTRALGTTPITVAFPGGSE; translated from the coding sequence ATGACGTCCCCGGAACCGACACCCTCGACGACGACGTCGTCGCGGGCCGCCGAACCGACCAGCCCATCGCGGCCGCAGAACTCCGCCGACGCCGCGTTGTTCGACGCGATCGCGACGGCGCAGGCGTCGATCTACGGCTATGGGATCGTGTCGGCTCATTCCGCCCCCGACCTGAACTACCTCGTCTCGTCGTCGATGGCCGCGCACCGCAAAGAGCGCGAGGAGGCATTGGCGATGCTGCAGGCACGTTCCGTGGACGCCCCGCTGCCCGCGGCAGGGTACGAGTTGCCGATGGAGGTGGACAACCCCACCGACGCGGCCAATCTCGCGGTGCGAATGGAAGAAGACTCCGCGGTTGCGTGGCGGGCCGTCGTCGAACAGGCCACCGACGAGAAGGAGCGCGCGTTCGCGGTGGGCGCGCTGACGGATTGCGCGGTCAGGGCGGCACGATGGACCCGCGCTCTGGGCACGACACCGATCACGGTCGCCTTCCCCGGCGGCTCTGAATAA
- a CDS encoding proline--tRNA ligase, translated as MITRMSQLFLRTLRDDPADAEVASHKLLIRAGYVRPIGPGLYSWLPLGLRVLRKIEAVVRAEMNRIGGQEILFPALLPKAPYEVTNRWTEYGDGVFRLQDRRRNDYMLGPTHEEFFTTTVKGEYSSYKDFPLLLFQIQTKYRDEARPRAGILRGREFVMKDSYSFDVDDDGLRTQYQAHRAAYQRIFDTLGVEYVIVSAVSGAMGGSASEEFLAESDIGEDTFVRCDESGYAANVEAVTTAVPDALPIEGQPDATVYDTPDTPTIATLVAWANSVLDREVTAADTLKNVMLKTRVPGGDWELLAVGVPGDREVDDKRLGAALEPAEYALLDDADFAKHPFLAKGYIGPKALLANKVRFLVDPRVVDGTSWITGADEPGKHVVGLVAGRDFVADGTIEAAEVRDGDPSPDGAGPLVSARGIEIGHIFQLGRKYTDAFEADVLGENGKPVRLTMGSYGIGVSRLVAVIAEQHHDELGLRWPSSVSPFDLHVVIANKDDAARAGAEELATALDAQGLELLLDDRKASPGIKFKDAELLGVPWIVVVGRGWADGVVELRNRFTGENREISIENAANDIATALRT; from the coding sequence CGGCTACGTCCGCCCGATCGGCCCGGGGCTGTACAGCTGGCTGCCGCTGGGTCTGCGGGTGCTGCGCAAGATCGAGGCGGTCGTCCGCGCCGAGATGAACCGTATCGGCGGGCAGGAGATTCTGTTCCCCGCGCTGCTGCCCAAGGCGCCCTACGAGGTCACCAACCGCTGGACCGAATACGGCGACGGCGTCTTCCGGCTGCAAGACCGCAGACGCAACGACTACATGCTGGGGCCGACGCACGAAGAGTTCTTCACCACGACGGTCAAGGGGGAGTACAGCAGCTACAAGGATTTCCCGCTGCTGCTGTTCCAAATCCAGACGAAGTACCGCGACGAGGCGCGCCCGCGAGCAGGCATCCTGCGGGGCCGTGAGTTCGTCATGAAGGATTCGTATTCGTTCGACGTCGACGACGACGGACTGCGGACGCAGTATCAGGCGCATCGCGCTGCGTACCAACGCATCTTCGACACGCTGGGCGTGGAGTACGTGATCGTCTCGGCGGTGTCCGGCGCCATGGGCGGCAGTGCGTCCGAGGAGTTCCTGGCCGAAAGCGACATCGGTGAGGACACGTTCGTGCGCTGCGATGAATCCGGCTACGCCGCCAACGTGGAGGCCGTCACGACGGCGGTCCCGGATGCGCTGCCGATCGAGGGTCAGCCCGACGCCACGGTGTACGACACCCCGGACACGCCGACGATCGCGACGCTCGTCGCTTGGGCCAACTCGGTGCTGGACCGCGAGGTCACCGCCGCGGACACGCTCAAGAACGTGATGCTGAAGACCCGGGTGCCCGGTGGTGACTGGGAGCTGTTGGCCGTCGGCGTGCCCGGCGATCGCGAGGTCGACGACAAGCGATTGGGCGCCGCGCTGGAACCGGCCGAGTACGCGCTGCTCGACGACGCCGACTTCGCCAAGCACCCGTTCCTGGCCAAAGGCTATATCGGCCCGAAAGCGTTGCTGGCCAACAAAGTTCGGTTCCTGGTCGACCCCAGGGTGGTCGACGGCACGTCGTGGATCACCGGCGCCGACGAACCGGGTAAGCACGTGGTGGGCCTGGTCGCCGGACGGGACTTCGTCGCCGACGGCACGATCGAGGCGGCCGAGGTACGCGACGGTGATCCGTCACCCGACGGCGCAGGACCCCTGGTGTCGGCCCGCGGCATCGAGATCGGCCACATATTCCAGTTGGGCCGCAAGTACACCGACGCGTTCGAGGCCGACGTGCTCGGCGAGAACGGTAAGCCGGTGCGCCTGACCATGGGGTCCTACGGCATCGGGGTGTCGCGGCTGGTCGCGGTGATCGCCGAACAGCACCACGACGAGCTGGGCCTGCGCTGGCCGTCGTCGGTGTCCCCGTTCGATCTCCACGTCGTCATCGCCAACAAGGACGACGCCGCCCGCGCCGGCGCCGAGGAACTGGCCACCGCGTTGGACGCCCAAGGTCTTGAGCTGCTGCTCGATGACCGGAAAGCCTCGCCAGGAATCAAATTCAAGGACGCCGAGCTACTCGGTGTGCCGTGGATCGTGGTGGTCGGCCGCGGCTGGGCCGACGGCGTCGTGGAGTTACGCAACCGGTTCACCGGCGAAAACCGGGAAATCTCAATCGAAAACGCGGCCAACGACATTGCGACGGCACTGAGAACCTGA